From the genome of Treponema peruense:
GGCGTGCATATTTCAAAGGGTGTGGACAAAACCATTATTGGTCTTCTTGGAGATACTTCAAAACTTTCACCCGAAGATTTTCTTGCAAATGATATTGTAGAAAGTGCAGAGCGTGTTTCGGCTCCGTACAAAATGGCAAGCCGTTCGTTCCATCCCGAAAACACTGTAGTAACAATCGGTGCAAACCAGGAAGGTGTAATTCCCTGTGTAATTGGTGACGGAAAATCACTTCCTGTTATTGCAGGTCCATGTTCTGTAGAAACAGAAGAACAGATTCTTGCTGCTGCCCAGGCTGTAAAGAAAGCAGGTGCCAGAATTTTAAGAGGCGGTGCATACAAGCCGCGTACTTCACCATACAGTTTCCAGGGACTTGGTGTAGAAGGCATAAGACTTTTGGAAAAGGCAAAAAAATTAACAGGCCTTCCTGTCTGTACAGAACTTATGGCAATTTCTGAACTTGAAAATTTTGAAAACGTTGACCTTATTCAGGTTGGAGCAAGAAACTTCCAGAACTTTGACCTTCTTAAGGAACTCGGAAAATTCCACAAGCCGGTTCTTCTTAAGCGCGGTCTTTCAGGAACAATCAGCGAGCTGCTCATGTCTGCAGAATACATCATGGCAAACGGTAACGAAAATGTTATTCTCTGCGAGCGCGGAATCAGAACTTATGACGGATACACACGCAACTGTCTGGACTTGAGCGCTGTTCCGTATCTGCACAAAGTTTCACATCTTCCTATAGTTATTGATCCGAGCCATGCCTGCGGAATCAGATGGATGGTTCCGGTTCTTTCTTCTGCTGCAGCGGCGGCAGGGGCAGATGCTCTTGAAATAGAAGTACACTGTTGTCCTGAAAAAGCATGGAGCGATGCTTCACAGCAGCTTCCTCCGTCAGAGTTTGAAAAACTTATGGACAAGCTTGCAAAATACGCAGCAGTTGAAGGACGCACACTCTGATGAAAAAACTGGGATGTCTTACTTACGGCATTGTCGGTCTGGGACTTATGGGCGGTTCCATTGCAAAGTCAATCCGTGAAAATGTTCTGGATGTTCAGGGTGCAACGGGAAAAATTCTTGGAGCAGACAGAAATGCTGCGGCCCTGGAACTTTCTCTGGAACAGCATATCGTTGACGAAACTTTCTGTATGGAAAAAGTTGACGTTATGCTTTCTGAGTGTGATTTTGTTTTTGTATGCCTGTACCCTCATGCAACACTGGATTTTTTATGCACGCACAGTGCCGCGTTTAAGTCAGGTTCAATTGTTACCGACATAAGCGGAGTCAAAGCGCTTCTTTTTGAAAATATTGAAAAGTTTTCACGGGAGGACGTTGACTTTATTCCTGGACATCCCATGGCAGGAAGCGAAAAAGAAGGCTTCGTAAATTCTTCGGGCGGAATTTTCAAAAACCACAATTACATAATTATGCCGGTTGCAGGTGTAAAAAAAGAAAATCTTGAGTTGTTCAAACTTCTGGTTTCTACAATGGGATTTACGCGTATTGTAGAAACAGATTCCGTGACGCATGATTCAAAGATTGCCTTTACATCACAGTTGTGCCATGTAATTGCTTCTGCACTTGTAGACAGCGCCGAAGATACTGGAGTTACGGCTTTTGGCGGTGGAAGTTTTGAAGACCTTACAAGAATTGCAATGATAAATGCGCCGCTTTGGACAGAGCTTTTTCTTGCAAATAAAAAGGAACTTCTTGCCCATATTTCATCTTTTGAGTCGTCTCTTTCAAAACTTAAAAATTTTATTCAGAACGGTGATGCTGCTTCCCTTGAAAAAACACTGACCGAGGTGCGCGAAAAAAGAATTTCAATGGGACGCATAGATTCAGTTTACAAGGCATAATATTATTTCAGGAGATTAGTATGAACAATAAGGATTTTGAGATTCTGGACAAAGCAATCAGACGCGTTAAAGATTTTCCCAAGCCGGGAATTTTGTTTTATGACATTACAGGTATTCTTCGTGTTCCGTCTGCGTTCAAATATTGTATAGACAAAATGTGCGAAATTTATTCTTCTGCCGGAATAGATGCAGTTGCAGGAATTGAATCGCGTGGTTTTATTTTTGCAGCACCGCTTGCAGAACGTCTTGGTATTCCGATGATTCTTATCAGAAAAAAGGGCAAGCTTCCGGGAAAAAAATATTCGTGCAGTTATGCCCTTGAATACGGAACAGCCGAAATCGAAGCCCATGTTGACGATATAGAAAAAGGAAGCAGAATTCTTTTGGTTGATGATCTTATTGCAACCGGCGGAACACTTAATGCTGCTGTTAATCTTATGGAGCAGGGCGGGGCTGTTGTAACTGATGTGTTCGGTGTAATAGGACTTCCTTTTTTGAATTATGAAAAAACACTCGGACCAAAAATAAAAGTAAAAACTCTTGTAAATTATAATTCAGAAAACTG
Proteins encoded in this window:
- a CDS encoding prephenate dehydrogenase, giving the protein MKKLGCLTYGIVGLGLMGGSIAKSIRENVLDVQGATGKILGADRNAAALELSLEQHIVDETFCMEKVDVMLSECDFVFVCLYPHATLDFLCTHSAAFKSGSIVTDISGVKALLFENIEKFSREDVDFIPGHPMAGSEKEGFVNSSGGIFKNHNYIIMPVAGVKKENLELFKLLVSTMGFTRIVETDSVTHDSKIAFTSQLCHVIASALVDSAEDTGVTAFGGGSFEDLTRIAMINAPLWTELFLANKKELLAHISSFESSLSKLKNFIQNGDAASLEKTLTEVREKRISMGRIDSVYKA
- the aroF gene encoding 3-deoxy-7-phosphoheptulonate synthase, with the translated sequence MIVILKKEAAAKDIDSFVDGIKQRGLGVHISKGVDKTIIGLLGDTSKLSPEDFLANDIVESAERVSAPYKMASRSFHPENTVVTIGANQEGVIPCVIGDGKSLPVIAGPCSVETEEQILAAAQAVKKAGARILRGGAYKPRTSPYSFQGLGVEGIRLLEKAKKLTGLPVCTELMAISELENFENVDLIQVGARNFQNFDLLKELGKFHKPVLLKRGLSGTISELLMSAEYIMANGNENVILCERGIRTYDGYTRNCLDLSAVPYLHKVSHLPIVIDPSHACGIRWMVPVLSSAAAAAGADALEIEVHCCPEKAWSDASQQLPPSEFEKLMDKLAKYAAVEGRTL
- a CDS encoding adenine phosphoribosyltransferase is translated as MNNKDFEILDKAIRRVKDFPKPGILFYDITGILRVPSAFKYCIDKMCEIYSSAGIDAVAGIESRGFIFAAPLAERLGIPMILIRKKGKLPGKKYSCSYALEYGTAEIEAHVDDIEKGSRILLVDDLIATGGTLNAAVNLMEQGGAVVTDVFGVIGLPFLNYEKTLGPKIKVKTLVNYNSEN